In Setaria italica strain Yugu1 chromosome I, Setaria_italica_v2.0, whole genome shotgun sequence, the genomic window ATCAAGGGATAACCTACCTATCCTAATCTATCTAGGCACAGCAGGGAGCCGGCCTGGGCCTTGGCGAGGTACACACCAGGCCCGTACACGCACATAGCACATACATATCTAACACCTGGCACTATTTATCCTTCAATAAATTTACACATGCAACTAAAATATTCAGCATAATAGAAGAATTTAAGACTGAAAATATAATCCCCTTTAGACTGAAAATACGatccctccgtttttatttatagggcacacacgcatatcaagattcaaactttgcaatctttgaccaacaatttgactattaattttttatttttataatgtaaattttATACGGTTGGATtcataatcaaatatactctacaatgattAACCGTAAACAATATAagataagataaataaatggtcaaagtgttatttggaagacCGTGCTAAGTAATACCATGCCTTATAaacatagatggagggagtataatgtTACCTACAAATGAACTAATCTGCAAAGGTGACTGTGGACTTACAAAATTCAAAGAATCAAGTATCGAATAAGCACTATGGCTATAAATCTTTTAGGCCATGGCATTATTATAACTGCCAGAATCAACATGATTACTTTCGTACAACTGAGAATCAAACTCTTCTCCACATTTGCTAGTAAATGTGTATTTCAGACATTGGAAAAGAAAGGTATGAATTGTCTGCGGAATCAACCTTGCCTGAGATTCCAGCTTTTCCTTTACTTCTTGAGCTTTTGCTGGGAGCGGGATTATGACTGTTCCCTTCAGCCTGAAAGATTGCACTACTGTTAACAATGTTTGAGTACATAACAACAAGATATACAGAACAAAAAAACTAGAAGTTGGTTTTGTGTATCCTTCAATAAATTTACAAATGGAATCAAAGCACATGGAATAGAAGAACATATAACACTTATAGTGCAGTTTAGTTCTTGCCAACAACTGATTGTGTATAAAATAACTTGTACACTTATAAAAATCACAGATTCACTGGAACAAACGCATTGACATCATTATTTTTCAGGCTTCGATTATGGGCCTCACAGCAAATGCTTGCACAGAGAAAACAGAAGTTATAGAGCGGGGAAAAAACAAAAATCAAAGACAACGCAGAATGCAAGGAAATACTATTTATTCAATGATCTTATGAATAACCATGAGACAGAAATCCATGCCTTACGATCTCTGAGAGCAGCACACCGCGTATTTTTGAACCATTTATCAATCTGCAAATGGATGGCAGACATTGGTTACTGACGCTGGAGACATTTTCAGAAAAAGCAAGTTGATAATCATTCTATACTTCTTAGATGCTCTGCCCAACACATATTGTTAAATTAAAAGAGTGACAACTGTGATATGAACTAGAGTATCTGACTTTAATTATGAATGGTATTTATAGCATTACTATAACAAAAGAGTGGAACATAATCTGGTAACACAGGGTATTTGAACAGCAGAAAGCAACTTTCAGGTGAATAAATCAATAAACACATAAGAGTAATAAGAACACAGAGCTGTCAAAATTGATCTGATCAAATCCTACGTACCTTTTCGAAAGAAATGTCCAATTCTCTTGAGAGATTTTCTTTGACATCTCGGGGTGGGAGCTCATTTTCAGCAAAAGATTTGCGAAGCACCTAATTTAGGAAGGTGAAGGACAGATGATATTAATGACACACAAGCGTGAACAGGACAAAAATGACAGTTCCACAGTAGCAAGCATAATAAGCTAGTTTTAACTCCAATTACAGCCATGAGTTTGCCTTGTATCACAGCATATACAAATGCGAATCATAATATGCATATATAAAGAGGTCTATCAATTTATAAAGGTCATTAAAACTTTCAAATACCTCGACTGCCGTGGGAGGAATCCTGAAGAGTTTTCTCCCCTTCTTCTCAGTCTTTTCATCAGATATAACATTCGAGAAACCATCAACAGAATTATCCTGTACACTGGCTGCACgtgttcttcttttctttcttatgTCATGACCCCAATCTTCATCCTCACTCTGTTCTTCATTCTCAATTATTTTTCCAAACATTTCCTATGCAGGGTGAAAGGTAATCAACATTCCAGCCCATTGGGCTAAGATAGAATTGCTAGAGTAAAATGATCATAGCATAGGTGCAGAAATGTTAAAGACTCACTTCAAAAGGGCACTTCACTGTAAAATTTGTTCCTAGATGTGCATTAATAGCTTCTAAAATTTTCACCTTGCACAAACAGAATTTGCAAAGCCAACCATGGCTACTTGTTGGAAGAGCTGAGAAAAGCACAAGACAGATATACATATTAATGGTAAAATAATTAGTAACGCAATATCTGAATAAAAATAAACTAACAGGTCTCTGTGTATTTCCGATGAGGAGCAAAAACTACAGCAGGCTGCAGGCAACACAGTAAAGTACTGAAGTACAATACCATCAGAACAGCATCTGTACTTTTTATGCATGGCATTGCAACCTAGATTATATGACCAAGCATTAAATTACATCACTTTTTGATTTTATCCTGAGGAAGGTGAACAAGATTTTAGGTACACATCCTCTCATGCACAAAGTAAAAAAGCTGTGTGAATAGAATGGCTCGTTTATTTTGATGTGTCTGAGCGAAACGGTTACCCATCAACTGGGTTTAAAATGGAAAACTTAGCCTTCTAAATTTTCCCTGTCAGCAAACAAAATAGACACTGTTTTGCCATAAATGTGTAACTATTTTATCACACTGAGTGCAAAAAACAGCATGAAAGGCATGTAAACAAGTACGGGACCGCATATTTGGAAGGAAAAATAGAAATTATTACCACTTTTTTCTAAAGGAGGTTCCAAACATTTCTCATGATATGTCCTTTTGCAGGCCCCTTCACAGAAGATAATTTTATTGTTGGGAAATGATTCATGAGACTTGCATGTTGAACACATGATCTAGCAAAACAAATATTGACAATTCGTCAGTTGAAAGAGAGATCCTGAGGAAGTAGAGCATTTGATGTTCACTTGATGCTATACGTACATGTTCAGGATCAGTACACTCAGCTGGAGGCATCACTGGGTCATCAACGCTCCCAGTGGAATTACACACATCAAGTTGGCGAATAACATCACGTATAGCAATTTTGCATTTTATGATCTGCTTCTTGGCACGCTGCAGTTCCTTCTCTGGTTTTATTTTCTCTCGGCTGATTGGAAAGGTGCACTTAATCAGCGTACTATTTACTATCATACCTATTTTGCTGTACTAACACATAAAAGCAACTGAGCAAGGAAAGTAATGTGGTGGGGCTGATTTAAGGACAGTAATATGACCAGTTAACATGATTCTATCCAAATAATAGACAGGGCggtgggagggggggggggggggggtgggggacTTTCGCTAGCCCCTGCCCACAAAAAGGACGTACTGCACTGATCTGTGAACAGAATTCAATCACATAAGTCCAAAAAGTCTACTTCCAACAAATTAAGACAGATCAGTATTATTCCTAGACTTCAAAATGCCAGCAGCAAGTGAACTTGTGATCTTACTATAATTAAGAAATTTTAATTGCTTAAAGCACGTTGTTGTCGTATTGTCCACGTGCAGCTATTCTTCTTGGGTGGTAATAAATCCCATATATATTAGTTCCAAAACAAATTGGCATCTTGTTGGCTTCAAGCCTTAAATGTCTATTCAAACATGATAACATTATTGAGGTTCCTGTTTTAAATGAAAAATGCATTTACTCTAGTTGTATACATAGATCTGAAAATCTTCTTTCACCAATAGGTCACAGCAGTTAGAGCGCAGTGTGCACCTTTGCCCATTCCATCCATCTCCAGAGTAAGCATCTAGTAAGTTCTGCTCCAATTTTATCTTGATTAGAAAATATCTCGCTCTTCGTTCCAAGCGAGTTGCTTCATCAGTATTTTGccgctttcttttcttcctcctcctcgcaaCTAATCCTGTTACAACTTTCCCAGCAACAGAATCTGAACCCCTCCGACGTTTCAGAGGACTACAATGATATTTATTCTTTATGCTTTTTGCCAAAGTAGCATTCCTAACTTTCCTTGGTGACCTCTTCAGAGGAGAATCATGTTTACATTGGCGGGAAGCATTACGTCGACTTGGCCTGTTTGATACAGGAACCAACTCCGAAGAGGtctctttcctcctttttgATGATCTCCCTGAGTTGGAGCACACCGTTTTATTTTCTGAAGAACGCATAACTAGTGATGGTGATTATCACAGGGGACGAAGACCTAATACAATAAAAAGATATGTCAAATACGAGATAGGCATGGTAAGAAGCAACAGgaaaattttaatttaaaaGTAACAACAACATAGCATGATAAGCAGATTGCTATAGCATGTCATTATTTAGCACAAAGCTATGGTGATCTCAACTACCTATTTTTCTTAGGCATGCCATCTAAGAAAGGTTGCCAAACCAGACACATCTACGTAAAGCGCTTGTCGCAGGAACATATTAAAAAAACATTGACATGAACATAATACACTATGGTTTCAGATGATGCACTGTATTACTTCTCCCCAACCGTGTGTGCAAATAGCTGCCAAAAGGTGGACAGGTGAGCGCAGTACGTTTTGCACATACCAAACCCAATTGGACAGTCTGAAGCACAGAGTATTGGCAATTTCAAGTTGGTTGTTCCAAGCTGACAGTCGAAATGGGGTCAGACTGTATGGAGAAGAAACATCTCTAACTCCAAATCCATTCGAGGCAGTAGATCCGGACTCTACAGCACAGAAGCGAACCAGACGAAACCTACCTAATCGACCCCCTCTTCAGAAACGCTAACCAGCAAACCAAATTGCAGAGCAGAGGGGGAGAGAGGCGGGGGAGTGGAGGCGAAATGGGGTTTCAGACAGCGTAGGCTCGGACCGCGACGTACAAGTACAATGGCACCGGCGACGGAGCCGCAGACGGCGACTAGCCCGAGGACGCGGGGCGCGCCGACCACACCGGCCCACCCGCCCGCCCGCTCAGATGCGGGGAGCGCGGCCGGCCACGGCGGGCGCTGGAGGCCGGAGGCAGCCGACGGAGCTCGGGGCGGAGGAGACGGCGCTagggcatggcggcggcggttgcttGTGGGGGAAGGAGAGCGGAGCGGCGGTGTGAACgggaaggcggaggcggaggcggcgtcgcTGCTGCTGCGAGCGAATTGAAGAGGACACGGAAAcggaggaggcggggaggggagggggggcagCCCGGCAGGAATGACGCGTCGCCTCAGTTTCTCTGCGCCCCGGCCGTTGACGCCCGGGGCAGAGGACGGACGGGCGGGATGGTCGGGAGCGGGCGATCGGACGGCCGGGGCAACCTTGGATGCTGCGACAATTATTGCTCCGTCACTCGTCAGTCAATGGCAGGCAAGGATGGATTcgaattattattattattacatttttctaaaaaagcaTTTATTTTCCTTTGATGGTGAAATCGTTGGTAATTTGAAGTAAAATCAACCAAATCAAGGGAAGTTTGCAGTGAAGTCGCTCAACTTTTAGCGAGCTCGGACACCGATGAACTTGGGATCCTTCGTGCCATTCACAGCAGTAACCAATTGGGAAATGGCCATTTGAAATTCTGCCCCTAAATTTTGAATGAAACATTTATTTAAATTAAAAACAAACTGCCCGGACCCGGCctggctttttcttttttaccgaAAAACTCAGGAATTTGGATTAGTTGTACAGGCTACACCTTCTCAAAAACAAGTTGATAAACACTacgcccttgtttagttcacccccaacttccaactttggcactatgcaaaaagaattccccatcacatcaaacttgcggtacatgcattgagtactaaatgtagataaaattaaaaactaattgcacagttttgttgtactttgcgagacgaatcttttgagcctaattagtcaatgtttggacaataattcacaaatacaaacgaaacgctacagtgtgctacagtgttgtaacagtaatttagcacctccaAACTACAAAGCTTCTAGAGTAGAACAATGTAACACAGTATCGTCTTTGCAATTTTACATATTTCCTCTATAAAACAATCACTGCATGATGTTACACCGATGAACACAGATCACATATGGGCTTAACAATAGATGTCTGTTCAGAGTGAATTATCAGCCGCCAGCTATCTCAAGTCCTCAACAACCAAACAAATAGACGTGCATCATTTCTTCGCTTTCCTAGTTCTCTTCGCAGGTTGGGTTTTCCTCGCGCCCTTTTTAGGGGCCTTCCCTGCAACCTTTGCCTTCTTCGGTGCCTTCCCCTGCATGTCACAGGAATCGGTTAGGGCTTCCATCAGGAGCACTTTGATGTCGAGATGCGAACTATTAATTGTAAAGAAGGTTTCATACTTCCATAATTGGTAATCCCTGAGAATAGCAGCACACTAGCACTAAAGAAGATATACACAAGCAAAACCTGGAGTCTATGCCATCTTTCCCTACCCAGATTCATCGCAAACTTGTTGGTAGCACGTTCTCTACATCTTTGGTAATGATTCTGTGAAATTACTACTTCATTGAACATTTGAACAGCAAGGAAGCCTAAGGAAACAGGAAGGCCAGTGCTAATTGCTAAAGGCTTGTGCAATTTCATGATAATAACCCGTAAAGCAGCAGTGCAAAGGACATGATAACAAGATATGCACAagtgcacaagcatgttaataATTAAACCTTCAAATGCCCCTCGTAAAATTGCAGTCTGGAACTAAACACCTCTAATTCAAAATTCCCAATCACTACAAGTCTGGAACACTTTAATGGACATCTTCTGTACATAACAAAATCCCAGAAACTAGCTACAGATAATTAGGTTATTTTTTTCCTCGAATGCTCACATAATTGGGTTATAACAAGTTAGTTATCAACTAAAGTGGAGGCAGGAAAACGTACCACTTGTTTCTCagcttttcttttggttttcgcCTTAGGTTGACCATCATCTTCATTATTCGGATCATTTTGATAGGCCTGTGATTCAGGAAGCTTATCACCCTCCTCATCTGAATCAAATGTGAATCCATCAAGGGTACCTATACAGAAGATAGATCCATAATGTTAGAGAAGAAAAATTGAAATACAGGCTGTCACCATATAAACAATGGGTCCATAACTTCATGCAGATTGTTTTTTCCTCACAGGCGCACACTAACACTAAAGCTGCACCCAAATGCGGAAGCACCTTTAAATAGCTCAATCAAAGAATGATAGAAGCATGCCATATTAACTTGCATGGCAGCTTTGTACATCAAAGATGCTCTGATCTAAAGTCTATAATTATGCTAACCTTCCATCATAGTCTCCGATTCAAATAAATTGGACGGTGGTTCCAGTTGAATGAAGTCATTCATTATAGCCTCTATCTGCACAGGAAAAACAGGGGATGCATTATGATAAACAGTTGCCTTGGAATAAAAGTGACATAGAAAAATGGAATacataaaaaaaatgtatagtTGGCGATTGCACATTAGACACTCGAATTTATGACGTGTAAACTGATATGGTGGATAACACTAATATGCttataaatttatttaatgGTTTACGAACCTTTGCTTCTGATTGTCCCACACCCACCTGAAAGAGGAAATGCACCAAGGATTAAAGCCTAACTCCTAATAATAAAATTGTACTTGAGTTTCAGATATAACTTACAACACAAAATGTCCTGGATGGAACTATGGTTGTTTTGTATATCGTTCCTGTTTGAGTATGAAAGAAGAAATAATAAGCTAACTCTTGGAATATGCATGTATCAAGACAAAACAGAGCTGGTTTTCAAATGCTTTAGCTGAGCTTTAGTACAAATATCTTGCCTGGGATTTCCTACCATAGATTAGAATTTGGAAAGCCAATGAAGTATCTAATGTGAAAGTTACTTGATGGTACCTTTCAGATCCAATAACAAATCCTGACTTCCAGTAGGACCGTTTGAAACTACTATCCTCCCAACAGCACCAATATCTCCACTCAAATCTATCGAGTCACCATCACATTCAATCAATGCCTAGAAAAACAATCAAATACACAGAACAAAGGATTATTAACTAAAGTAGATATTAATAAAATAAATTGTTGGATAATATAGTTGGGAGTTTCCAGGTAATAGCTTCACTAAGTTATTTTCCAGAAGTCCAATTGCCGATAGTTCAGCTTTACAACATAGTCACATGTATACAATTCAGAAATTTTAAACTAACCCATGCTCTTGTTCTTAAGTCATTATTTGCTATGATTGGACACGCACAGTATCGTAAAAAACAGTACCCATGTCAAATCTCCTGACTGTACTTCCGTTGattaaaaatttatttttgctAAGCAGACATTTTTTCCATGAAGAAAACAGAAGAGGGGTGGGGGAGGACAACAGGCTTGTTGAAAGCATTTGGTTGCaagcataatttttttaatgagCAGTGTTCACATAGGCAGAGGCACGGAGCACTAATTCCTGCAAGAGTTGATCATACCTTTGAACGTTGAACTTTATCAGGAAACATTAATGGTAACCTCTGG contains:
- the LOC101766972 gene encoding pathogenesis-related homeodomain protein, whose protein sequence is MRSSENKTVCSNSGRSSKRRKETSSELVPVSNRPSRRNASRQCKHDSPLKRSPRKVRNATLAKSIKNKYHCSPLKRRRGSDSVAGKVVTGLVARRRKKRKRQNTDEATRLERRARYFLIKIKLEQNLLDAYSGDGWNGQSREKIKPEKELQRAKKQIIKCKIAIRDVIRQLDVCNSTGSVDDPVMPPAECTDPEHIMCSTCKSHESFPNNKIIFCEGACKRTYHEKCLEPPLEKSALPTSSHGWLCKFCLCKVKILEAINAHLGTNFTVKCPFEEMFGKIIENEEQSEDEDWGHDIRKKRRTRAASVQDNSVDGFSNVISDEKTEKKGRKLFRIPPTAVEVLRKSFAENELPPRDVKENLSRELDISFEKIDKWFKNTRCAALRDRKAEGNSHNPAPSKSSRSKGKAGISGKTERNDRIATLSNNLRTNEEKADISGMVDSGDNSCFVPLSEIINVPTRLQRNLEKRKMESTSSPLRLHNKGACSPTGQVKESTSPTSKSCLQTDLSHPTNNEVSAEEQAASQMDTDACPEEQAASQMDTGARAEEQAAPLVDTGASDYQPFLDVIDEMCGLECRLQRLKKNMLSLGAEGCATGGSDMKNQAVVLVPSAELKEKA